Proteins encoded together in one Micromonospora auratinigra window:
- a CDS encoding sensor histidine kinase: MRPRGTHLRTKVTVLLASLVALWSFAAWVTLREGVNLLGVQTVDDQIVSPSEPLLLELQVERRLAVAYLGEPTPARRDALEAARRSVDEDATRFKRTARSWRARTASDADAERHVDATVSALDGLGDIRRSIDDRTLDRASTAGSYAAVVDSLFQLYDTVGSLDDPEIQADTRNLIELYRVRELISQEDALLAGALAAGRITPDEQIRFTQLASAQRVIAQRILTQLRPADRARLDQVLSGDAVAELRRLEDRVMSADRREARLAVTEPDWNRVAASALTDLQKMVLQSGDDVVARAKPVAALVIVRLVLAAGLGLLAVIASIVVSITTARTLLAQLQRLRDAANRLATERLPGVVERLGHGEEVDVAREAPPLQFGDDEIGQVGRAFNAVQETAVRTAVEQAELRRSVREVFLSLARRTQALVHRQLTLLDAMERREHDAEELEDLFRVDHLATRMRRNAENLIVLSGSTPGRSWRRNVPMVDVVRGAVAEVEDYTRVNVLPLGPVSLAGRAVGDVIHLLAELIENGLSFSPPHTTVEVRGQLVANGFAIEIEDRGLGMTGEELAAANHRIVDRSELNLADAARLGLYVVSRLTERHGVKVQLKESAYGGTTAVVLIPPDLVTENSTGRSTSAGTGTGAALPAAPVGASAGAAVEPARVPDTDEQPGDAVEASPAPAAEHPRVTPSGLPARTRKRPATAEPAESAPAGPAEAPATAEADPAAGDAATRTDSGLPVRVRQASLVPELRPEASTPDAPAAEDTVRAPEQVRRMMSSYQSGTRRGRTDAARLLGGAHGTGGESGAGDGQET, translated from the coding sequence ATGAGGCCTCGCGGCACACATCTGCGCACCAAGGTCACTGTGCTTCTCGCCTCGCTCGTGGCCCTCTGGTCGTTCGCCGCCTGGGTGACCCTGCGGGAGGGAGTCAACCTGCTCGGGGTGCAGACGGTCGACGACCAGATCGTCTCGCCCAGCGAGCCGCTGCTGCTCGAGTTGCAGGTGGAACGACGCCTCGCGGTCGCGTACCTGGGTGAGCCCACACCGGCCCGGCGCGACGCGCTGGAGGCCGCCCGCCGCAGCGTCGACGAGGACGCGACCAGGTTCAAGCGGACCGCCCGGAGCTGGCGGGCCAGGACGGCCAGCGACGCCGACGCCGAGCGGCACGTCGACGCGACGGTCTCCGCACTGGACGGTCTGGGCGACATCCGGCGGTCCATCGACGACCGGACCCTGGACCGGGCCAGCACCGCCGGTTCGTACGCGGCGGTCGTCGACTCGCTCTTCCAGCTCTACGACACCGTCGGCAGCCTCGACGACCCGGAGATCCAGGCGGACACCCGCAACCTGATCGAGCTGTACCGGGTGCGGGAACTGATCTCGCAGGAGGACGCCCTGCTGGCCGGCGCGCTCGCCGCCGGTCGGATCACCCCCGACGAACAGATCCGCTTCACCCAGCTCGCGTCCGCGCAGCGGGTGATCGCGCAACGGATCCTGACCCAGTTGCGCCCCGCCGACCGGGCCCGGTTGGACCAGGTGCTGTCCGGCGACGCCGTCGCGGAGCTGCGCCGGCTGGAGGACCGGGTCATGTCGGCGGACCGGCGGGAGGCCCGGCTCGCGGTGACCGAGCCGGACTGGAACCGGGTCGCCGCGTCCGCCCTCACCGACCTGCAGAAGATGGTGCTGCAGAGCGGTGACGACGTGGTGGCCCGGGCGAAGCCGGTCGCCGCGCTGGTGATCGTCCGGCTGGTGCTGGCCGCCGGTCTGGGCCTGCTGGCGGTCATCGCCTCCATCGTCGTCTCCATCACCACCGCGCGTACCCTGCTCGCCCAGCTCCAACGGCTGCGTGACGCCGCCAACCGGCTCGCCACCGAACGGCTGCCCGGCGTGGTGGAACGCCTCGGCCACGGCGAGGAGGTCGACGTCGCCCGGGAGGCACCCCCGCTGCAGTTCGGCGACGACGAGATCGGCCAGGTCGGCCGGGCGTTCAACGCCGTGCAGGAGACCGCCGTCCGGACCGCCGTCGAGCAGGCCGAGCTGCGCCGCAGCGTCCGGGAGGTCTTCCTCAGCCTGGCCCGGCGTACCCAGGCGCTGGTGCACCGCCAGCTCACCCTGCTCGACGCGATGGAACGCCGGGAACACGACGCGGAGGAGCTGGAGGACCTGTTCCGCGTCGACCACCTGGCCACCCGGATGCGCCGCAACGCGGAGAACCTGATCGTCCTCTCCGGCTCCACGCCGGGCCGCTCCTGGCGGCGCAACGTGCCGATGGTGGACGTGGTCCGGGGCGCGGTGGCCGAGGTCGAGGACTACACCCGGGTCAACGTGCTGCCGCTGGGCCCGGTGTCGCTGGCCGGCCGGGCCGTCGGTGACGTCATCCACCTGCTGGCCGAGCTGATCGAGAACGGGCTCTCGTTCTCGCCGCCGCACACCACCGTCGAGGTGCGCGGCCAGCTGGTCGCGAACGGCTTCGCCATCGAGATCGAGGACCGGGGCCTCGGCATGACCGGGGAGGAGTTGGCCGCGGCCAACCACCGGATCGTGGACCGGTCCGAGCTGAACCTCGCCGACGCCGCCCGGCTCGGCCTGTACGTGGTCAGCCGGCTGACCGAGCGGCACGGCGTCAAGGTGCAGCTCAAGGAGTCCGCGTACGGCGGCACCACGGCGGTGGTGCTGATCCCGCCGGACCTGGTCACCGAGAATTCGACCGGTCGGTCCACCTCGGCGGGGACGGGCACCGGCGCCGCGCTGCCGGCCGCCCCGGTGGGGGCGTCGGCCGGAGCCGCGGTCGAGCCCGCCCGGGTCCCGGACACCGACGAGCAGCCCGGGGACGCCGTCGAGGCGTCCCCGGCCCCGGCGGCGGAGCACCCGCGGGTCACCCCGTCCGGCCTGCCGGCGCGTACCCGCAAGCGGCCGGCCACCGCCGAGCCGGCCGAGTCGGCTCCGGCCGGGCCGGCCGAGGCGCCGGCCACCGCCGAGGCGGACCCGGCGGCCGGCGACGCGGCGACGCGGACCGACTCCGGACTGCCGGTCCGGGTCCGTCAGGCGAGCCTGGTGCCGGAGCTGCGCCCCGAGGCGTCCACTCCGGACGCTCCGGCGGCGGAGGACACGGTACGCGCACCGGAGCAGGTACGACGGATGATGAGCTCCTACCAGAGCGGCACCCGCCGGGGTCGCACGGACGCGGCGCGCCTGCTCGGGGGCGCGCACGGTACCGGCGGGGAGTCCGGTGCCGGGGACGGGCAGGAGACCTGA
- a CDS encoding DUF742 domain-containing protein: MTGQGVPVDDEWVDDHAGPVVRPYAVTGGRARPVTGTFDLISLVTSTRPEVGSESGLGPEHVAIVGLCQRIQSVAEIAAHLDLPVGTVRVLLGDLVARSLVQVREPRATPAGIPDDSVFEAVINGLRAL, encoded by the coding sequence ATGACCGGCCAGGGGGTGCCCGTGGACGACGAGTGGGTGGACGACCACGCGGGCCCGGTGGTGCGCCCGTACGCGGTGACCGGTGGCCGGGCCCGCCCGGTGACCGGCACGTTCGACCTGATCTCCCTGGTCACCTCGACCCGGCCGGAGGTGGGGTCGGAGTCCGGGCTCGGCCCGGAGCACGTGGCGATCGTCGGTCTCTGCCAGCGGATCCAGTCCGTGGCCGAGATCGCCGCGCACCTCGACCTGCCGGTGGGGACCGTCCGGGTCCTCCTCGGCGACCTGGTGGCCCGCAGCCTGGTGCAGGTCCGTGAGCCGCGCGCGACCCCCGCCGGCATTCCCGACGACAGCGTTTTCGAGGCGGTAATCAATGGACTACGGGCGCTCTGA
- a CDS encoding GNAT family N-acetyltransferase, producing MSIAVRPFRAADAPAVAEVLCTAAPHHLVTAELIGWQASAAPAAERYALLLAEDPETGALLGVARTGLLFESAEPGLGFLNLGVLPRYRGRGAGGALLAAAEERLAGLGVVTAYAKVADDPVAVGFAERRGYRPGRRALHLRLDLSTATLPALPASPGVDLVTAADLTDPYPLYEADCAAAADEPGDVGMDELAFTDWLATYWERPDLDRRLTTLAVVDGVVAAFSVALTDGRDGYQSGMTGTRPEHRGAGLGRLVKLAALHAARRAGFRYALTTNDAGNEAMLAINRRLGYQQVGAERRYLRDLSG from the coding sequence ATGTCGATCGCCGTCCGGCCGTTCCGGGCCGCCGACGCCCCGGCGGTGGCCGAGGTGCTGTGCACCGCCGCCCCGCACCACCTGGTCACGGCGGAGCTGATCGGGTGGCAGGCGAGCGCCGCGCCGGCCGCCGAGCGGTACGCGCTGCTGCTCGCCGAGGACCCGGAGACCGGTGCGCTGCTCGGGGTCGCGCGGACCGGGTTGCTCTTCGAGAGCGCCGAGCCGGGGCTGGGCTTCCTCAACCTCGGCGTCCTCCCGCGGTACCGGGGTCGGGGCGCGGGCGGCGCACTGCTCGCCGCCGCCGAGGAGCGCCTCGCCGGGCTGGGGGTGGTCACCGCGTACGCCAAGGTGGCCGACGACCCGGTGGCGGTCGGCTTCGCCGAGCGGCGCGGCTACCGGCCGGGGCGACGGGCCCTGCACCTGCGGCTGGACCTGAGCACGGCGACGCTGCCGGCGCTGCCCGCCTCGCCCGGGGTGGATCTCGTCACGGCGGCCGACCTGACCGACCCGTACCCGTTGTACGAGGCGGACTGCGCGGCCGCCGCCGACGAGCCCGGCGACGTGGGGATGGACGAGCTCGCCTTCACCGACTGGCTGGCCACCTACTGGGAGCGTCCGGACCTGGACCGCCGGCTCACCACGCTGGCCGTGGTGGACGGGGTGGTGGCGGCGTTCAGCGTCGCCCTGACCGACGGCCGGGACGGCTACCAGTCGGGGATGACCGGCACCCGCCCGGAGCACCGTGGCGCCGGGCTGGGCCGGCTGGTCAAGCTCGCCGCCCTGCACGCGGCCCGGCGGGCCGGCTTCCGGTACGCGTTGACCACGAACGACGCCGGCAACGAGGCGATGCTCGCGATCAACCGGCGGCTGGGCTACCAGCAGGTCGGCGCGGAGCGGCGCTACCTGCGCGACCTGTCGGGCTGA
- a CDS encoding GTP-binding protein, with protein MDYGRSERPAGAAPLPTAIKILIAGGFGVGKTTLVGAVSESRPLRTEEVLTETGIGVDDLSGIEDKTTTTVAMDFGRITLSDDLVLYLFGTPGQDRFWFVWDELALGAIGAVVLADTRRLADCFPSIDYFEGRGTPFVVAVNCFEGAKHYRLDEVQAALDLDPDVPVVLCDARQRDSAKEVLVTLLEHAMKVREQRRRATTD; from the coding sequence ATGGACTACGGGCGCTCTGAGCGGCCGGCGGGGGCGGCTCCGCTGCCCACGGCGATCAAGATCCTGATCGCCGGCGGGTTCGGCGTGGGCAAGACCACGCTGGTCGGCGCGGTCAGCGAGAGCCGGCCGCTGCGCACCGAGGAGGTGTTGACCGAGACCGGGATCGGGGTCGACGACCTCTCCGGGATCGAGGACAAGACCACCACCACGGTGGCGATGGACTTCGGCCGGATCACCCTCAGCGACGACCTGGTGCTCTACCTGTTCGGCACCCCCGGGCAGGACCGGTTCTGGTTCGTCTGGGACGAACTGGCGCTCGGTGCCATCGGCGCGGTGGTGCTCGCCGACACCCGCCGGCTCGCCGACTGCTTCCCGTCGATCGACTACTTCGAGGGGCGGGGCACCCCGTTCGTGGTGGCGGTCAACTGCTTCGAGGGGGCCAAGCACTACCGGCTGGACGAGGTCCAGGCGGCGCTCGACCTCGACCCGGACGTGCCGGTGGTGCTCTGCGACGCGCGGCAGCGGGACTCGGCCAAGGAGGTGCTGGTCACCCTCCTCGAACACGCGATGAAGGTACGCGAGCAGCGCCGCCGCGCCACCACCGACTGA
- a CDS encoding DUF2630 family protein: MDDTTILNRITELVDEEHRLRAAAQAHEAGTDDEAKERLRALEESLDQCWDLLRRRRAARQAHGDPDAQGERPLSEVERYLQ, translated from the coding sequence ATGGACGACACGACCATCCTGAACCGGATCACCGAACTGGTCGACGAGGAGCACCGGTTGCGCGCGGCCGCGCAGGCGCACGAGGCCGGCACCGACGACGAGGCCAAGGAGCGGCTGCGGGCGCTGGAGGAGTCCCTGGACCAGTGCTGGGACCTGCTGCGCCGCCGGCGGGCCGCCCGCCAGGCGCACGGCGACCCGGACGCCCAGGGTGAGCGCCCCCTCTCCGAGGTCGAGCGCTACCTCCAGTGA
- a CDS encoding prenyltransferase/squalene oxidase repeat-containing protein, producing MSADDGSPADAAAHLIEAMLRDPVGQVSPSLYETARLVSSSPWLPGHAERVRHLLAGQRADGGWGPPEGYALVPTASATEALLAVLQAGSRSPVLVRAADRGLCALRRRLTAGTPIPDTPAVDLLVPALIASINDHLSRPDLPAGLRHWHARPRLGLPPGLDGRRLAAVRQAVAVGGPVPEKMLHALEIAGPVAGRAGVGRPAGVALVGASPAATAVWLGPGQDHPDTRALLAAVIGRHGGPVPCAAPITVFEHAWVVATLARAGLPVPRSAGLVDGLTAHLGPAGTPAGPGLPPDADTSSVALYALARLGVPTDPDCLWRYETVDGFCTWPGEDGFSVTTNAHVLDALGQHVRARGGVASRHRAAARRIVSALVDRQRADGSWRDRWHASPYYATVCCVLALTESGPTEPVANALARAVDWVLATQRADGSWGRWEGTAEETAYAMQILSAAGDRRPEVVAAIRRGDARLTVTGDADGPALWHDKDLYRPASIVAAAVLAARHLAARHAPAEPLSLAVPG from the coding sequence TTGAGCGCTGACGACGGCAGCCCCGCCGACGCGGCCGCCCACCTGATCGAGGCGATGCTGCGCGACCCGGTCGGGCAGGTCTCCCCGTCCCTCTACGAGACCGCGCGGCTGGTCTCCTCGTCCCCCTGGCTGCCCGGGCACGCCGAGCGGGTACGTCATCTGCTGGCCGGCCAGCGGGCCGACGGCGGGTGGGGTCCACCGGAGGGGTACGCGCTGGTGCCGACCGCGAGCGCCACCGAAGCCCTGCTCGCCGTCCTGCAGGCCGGCTCGCGGAGCCCGGTGCTGGTCCGGGCCGCCGACCGGGGCCTGTGCGCGCTGCGGCGCCGGCTGACCGCCGGGACGCCGATCCCGGACACTCCCGCCGTCGACCTGCTCGTGCCGGCGCTGATCGCCTCGATCAACGACCACCTGTCCCGGCCCGACCTCCCGGCCGGACTGCGGCACTGGCATGCCCGCCCCCGCCTCGGGCTGCCACCGGGGCTGGACGGCCGGCGGCTGGCGGCGGTCCGGCAGGCGGTGGCGGTCGGTGGCCCGGTGCCGGAGAAGATGCTGCACGCGCTGGAGATCGCCGGTCCGGTGGCCGGGCGTGCCGGTGTCGGCCGGCCGGCCGGCGTGGCCCTCGTCGGCGCCTCGCCGGCGGCGACCGCGGTGTGGCTGGGCCCGGGGCAGGACCACCCCGACACCCGTGCCCTGCTCGCGGCCGTCATCGGGCGGCACGGTGGCCCGGTGCCCTGCGCGGCGCCGATCACCGTCTTCGAACACGCCTGGGTGGTGGCCACCCTGGCCCGGGCCGGCCTGCCCGTACCCCGGTCGGCGGGGCTGGTGGACGGCCTCACCGCGCACCTCGGCCCCGCCGGTACGCCGGCCGGGCCGGGCCTCCCGCCGGACGCCGACACCTCGTCGGTCGCCCTGTACGCCCTCGCCCGGCTCGGCGTGCCCACCGACCCGGACTGCCTGTGGCGGTACGAGACCGTCGACGGCTTCTGCACCTGGCCCGGCGAGGACGGCTTCTCCGTCACCACCAACGCCCACGTCCTGGATGCGTTGGGCCAGCACGTCCGGGCCCGGGGCGGGGTGGCGTCGCGGCACCGGGCGGCGGCCCGGCGGATCGTCTCGGCGCTCGTCGACCGGCAGCGGGCGGACGGCAGTTGGCGGGACCGCTGGCACGCCTCCCCGTACTACGCGACCGTCTGCTGTGTCCTCGCCCTGACCGAGTCCGGCCCCACCGAGCCGGTGGCCAACGCGCTGGCGCGCGCCGTCGACTGGGTGCTGGCCACCCAACGCGCCGACGGCTCCTGGGGCCGCTGGGAGGGCACCGCGGAGGAGACCGCGTACGCGATGCAGATCCTCTCGGCCGCCGGTGACCGGCGGCCGGAGGTGGTCGCGGCGATCCGTCGGGGGGACGCCCGGCTGACCGTCACGGGCGACGCCGACGGGCCGGCCCTCTGGCACGACAAGGACCTCTACCGGCCGGCGTCGATCGTGGCGGCGGCGGTGCTCGCGGCCCGCCATCTGGCGGCCCGGCACGCCCCGGCGGAACCGTTGTCGCTGGCGGTCCCGGGGTGA
- a CDS encoding serine protein kinase RIO, with protein MRDEDFAAPQRRGRGKSRFDDDEPHFLKRGRHPEPVLTEPDDEPEPGDPWSSWDQAVHGPEPHPDWLVTELAARDTELGVLKTGKEADVHLVRRGVPGTDRSCLLAAKRYRDAQHRLFHRDAGYLEGRRVRRSRENRAMAGRTAFGRQMIAGQWAAAEFGALARLWEIGAASGRIAVPYPVQLLGTELMLEFVGDAAEGQAAPRLAQLRPDDTELRDLWDQLVDALVVLARAGYAHGDLSPYNLLVHAGRLVMIDLPQVVDVVANPQGPEFLGRDVRVVGAWFTARGLPATRTDPVELTELLLREAGIR; from the coding sequence GTGCGTGACGAGGACTTCGCGGCGCCGCAGCGCCGTGGCCGCGGCAAGAGCCGCTTCGACGACGACGAGCCCCACTTCCTGAAGCGGGGCCGGCACCCCGAGCCGGTCCTGACCGAACCCGACGACGAGCCCGAGCCCGGGGACCCCTGGTCCTCCTGGGACCAGGCCGTACACGGGCCCGAGCCGCATCCCGACTGGCTGGTCACCGAACTGGCCGCCCGGGACACCGAGCTGGGGGTGCTGAAGACCGGCAAGGAGGCGGACGTCCACCTCGTCCGCCGGGGCGTACCGGGGACCGACCGGTCCTGCCTGCTGGCCGCCAAGCGGTACCGGGACGCCCAGCACCGGCTCTTCCACCGCGATGCCGGCTACCTCGAGGGACGCCGGGTACGCCGGTCCCGGGAGAACCGGGCGATGGCCGGGCGGACCGCGTTCGGCCGGCAGATGATCGCCGGGCAGTGGGCGGCGGCCGAGTTCGGCGCGCTGGCCCGGCTCTGGGAGATCGGTGCCGCCTCCGGGCGGATCGCCGTGCCCTATCCGGTGCAGCTGCTCGGCACCGAGCTGATGCTGGAGTTCGTCGGGGACGCCGCCGAGGGGCAGGCCGCCCCCCGGCTGGCCCAGCTGCGCCCCGACGACACCGAGCTGCGGGACCTGTGGGACCAGCTGGTCGACGCGCTGGTGGTGCTGGCCCGGGCCGGGTACGCCCACGGTGACCTGTCGCCGTACAACCTGCTGGTGCACGCCGGTCGGCTGGTCATGATCGACCTGCCGCAGGTGGTGGACGTGGTGGCGAACCCGCAGGGGCCGGAGTTCCTGGGCCGGGACGTCCGGGTGGTCGGCGCCTGGTTCACCGCGCGGGGGCTGCCCGCGACCCGCACCGACCCGGTCGAGCTGACCGAGCTGCTGTTGCGGGAGGCGGGGATCCGCTGA
- a CDS encoding cytochrome P450, with translation MPARRALPAVVRDTHRALVEAGNWSGGEVVRIGLGVSRPYLVTDPAHVQEVLQDRAATYPRGDDTALWRSVRKLVGDGILAEGEVWAASRRTLAPLFRPTRVEAMVDAMADSIGTAVDALDAVADAGTTVDIGHELSRIVCASIMRLFFADRIPVDDALRIMAAQETVVTAMAPRLLVPFLPWWFPVPGDRRFHAAVQAIDDILLPVLRAALRDPGAGDDVLSTLARARTADGRPLGEKQLRDDLVAMVGVSTETSYVALTWLWPVLAGQPEVADRLYDEIDRVVAGGPVRAEHLPDLVYTRSVLDELLRLYPAGWILPRRAAADDVLGGVRIPKGATVILSPYVTHRMPRWWGETAESFDPDRFAPGRAGADGRHRYAYYPFGAGMHRCLGEHLFTLEAVLIVATLLSRFRFTLADPRVPDPRVATSLRPARAVRLTVRRVSPSTRRPEPARGVR, from the coding sequence ATGCCCGCCCGGCGGGCGCTCCCGGCCGTCGTCCGGGACACCCACCGGGCCCTCGTCGAGGCGGGCAACTGGTCCGGGGGCGAGGTCGTCCGGATCGGCCTGGGCGTCTCCCGGCCGTATCTCGTCACGGATCCCGCGCACGTGCAGGAGGTGCTCCAGGATCGGGCCGCCACCTATCCGCGCGGCGACGACACCGCCCTCTGGCGCTCGGTACGCAAGCTGGTCGGCGACGGCATCCTCGCCGAGGGGGAGGTGTGGGCCGCGAGCCGACGCACCCTGGCGCCGCTGTTCCGGCCGACCCGCGTCGAGGCCATGGTGGACGCCATGGCCGACTCGATCGGCACCGCCGTCGACGCGCTCGACGCGGTGGCGGACGCGGGCACCACCGTGGACATCGGCCACGAGCTCTCCCGGATCGTCTGTGCCTCGATCATGCGGCTGTTCTTCGCCGACCGCATCCCGGTCGACGACGCGCTGCGCATCATGGCGGCGCAGGAGACCGTCGTCACCGCGATGGCGCCCCGGCTGCTGGTGCCGTTCCTGCCCTGGTGGTTCCCGGTGCCCGGCGACCGCCGCTTCCACGCCGCCGTGCAGGCCATCGACGACATCCTGCTCCCGGTGCTGCGCGCGGCGCTGCGCGACCCCGGTGCCGGCGACGACGTGCTCTCCACGCTGGCCCGGGCGCGCACCGCCGACGGCCGGCCGCTGGGCGAGAAGCAGCTGCGCGACGACCTGGTCGCGATGGTGGGCGTGAGCACCGAGACCAGCTACGTCGCGCTCACCTGGCTCTGGCCGGTGCTGGCCGGGCAGCCCGAGGTGGCCGACCGGCTGTACGACGAGATCGACCGCGTGGTGGCCGGTGGGCCGGTCCGCGCCGAGCACCTGCCCGACCTCGTCTACACCAGGTCGGTCCTCGACGAGCTGCTGCGCCTGTACCCGGCGGGGTGGATCCTGCCGCGTCGCGCCGCCGCCGACGACGTGCTCGGTGGCGTCCGGATCCCCAAGGGCGCCACGGTCATCCTGTCCCCGTACGTCACCCACCGGATGCCCCGCTGGTGGGGGGAGACGGCGGAGTCGTTCGACCCCGACCGGTTCGCCCCGGGCCGGGCGGGCGCCGACGGCCGGCACCGCTACGCCTACTACCCGTTCGGCGCGGGGATGCACCGCTGCCTGGGCGAGCACCTGTTCACCCTGGAGGCCGTGCTGATCGTGGCCACCCTGCTGAGCCGGTTCCGCTTCACCCTCGCCGACCCGCGCGTCCCCGACCCACGGGTCGCCACGTCGCTGCGGCCGGCCCGCGCGGTGCGGCTGACCGTACGCCGGGTGTCGCCGTCCACCCGCCGGCCGGAGCCCGCCCGTGGCGTCCGCTGA
- a CDS encoding roadblock/LC7 domain-containing protein, producing MVQKTASSGDLTWLLDDLVGRVKQAEHAVALTTDGLLMAASRGLSRDDGEHLAAMAAGIQSLARGAGKRFGGGQVQQTIIEMQSSFLFVTAAGRNACLAVLAAEDADVGLIAYEMAMLVTRVGRFVATPSREQSLGEIPTR from the coding sequence GTGGTGCAGAAGACGGCTTCGAGCGGTGACCTGACGTGGTTGCTGGACGACCTGGTCGGCCGGGTCAAGCAGGCGGAACACGCCGTGGCGCTCACCACCGACGGCCTGCTGATGGCCGCGTCACGCGGGTTGAGCCGGGACGACGGCGAGCACCTGGCGGCGATGGCGGCCGGCATCCAGAGCCTGGCCCGGGGCGCGGGCAAGCGCTTCGGCGGCGGCCAGGTGCAGCAGACCATCATCGAGATGCAGTCGTCCTTCCTCTTCGTCACCGCGGCCGGGCGCAACGCCTGCCTGGCGGTGCTTGCCGCCGAGGACGCGGACGTCGGACTGATCGCCTACGAGATGGCGATGCTGGTCACCCGGGTCGGACGATTCGTCGCCACGCCCTCCCGCGAACAGTCCCTCGGCGAGATCCCGACGCGATGA
- a CDS encoding LysR family transcriptional regulator, giving the protein METRELRYFVAVAEELHFGRAANRLGMAQPPLSRAIRQLERRLGVTLLDRSPRAVTLTPAGSVLLREGRAALDAVDAAGRRTRRAARAGTGEPGLVLVVKAGAGGELLPRLLDAYAAEPDAVDVEVLLCGIGEQGQLLRDGRADVALLHRPYDSLAGLDTEELCTEAQVVVLPAGHPLAGRAELSLAEARALPGLPLPRWPRPDGSYPDGPGPEVRDHAQLYQLIALGRAAAVLPMSCRVQLRPDLTTVPVPDAPTVTTVIAWPPQSRSRAVAGLVRAATRR; this is encoded by the coding sequence ATGGAGACCCGGGAGCTGCGCTACTTCGTCGCGGTCGCCGAGGAGCTGCACTTCGGGCGGGCCGCGAACCGGCTGGGGATGGCCCAGCCGCCGCTGTCCCGGGCGATCCGCCAGCTCGAACGGCGCCTCGGTGTCACCCTGCTCGACCGCAGCCCGCGCGCCGTGACGCTGACCCCGGCCGGGTCGGTGCTGCTGCGCGAGGGGCGGGCGGCCCTCGACGCGGTCGACGCCGCCGGCCGGCGTACCCGTCGGGCTGCCCGGGCCGGCACCGGCGAGCCGGGCCTGGTGCTGGTGGTGAAGGCCGGCGCCGGTGGCGAGCTGCTGCCGAGACTGCTCGACGCGTACGCCGCCGAACCGGATGCGGTCGACGTGGAGGTGCTGCTCTGCGGGATCGGCGAGCAGGGGCAGCTGCTGCGCGACGGCCGGGCCGACGTGGCGCTGCTGCACCGGCCGTACGACTCGCTGGCCGGGCTCGACACCGAGGAACTCTGCACCGAGGCACAGGTCGTGGTCCTGCCGGCCGGGCACCCGCTCGCCGGCCGGGCCGAACTGTCGCTCGCCGAGGCCCGCGCGCTGCCCGGCCTGCCGCTGCCGCGCTGGCCCCGCCCCGACGGCAGCTACCCCGACGGCCCCGGCCCGGAGGTCCGGGACCACGCGCAGCTCTACCAGCTGATCGCGCTGGGCCGCGCGGCGGCGGTGCTGCCGATGTCCTGCCGGGTCCAGCTGCGCCCCGACCTCACCACCGTGCCGGTGCCGGACGCCCCCACGGTGACCACGGTGATCGCCTGGCCGCCGCAGAGCCGGTCCCGGGCCGTCGCCGGCCTGGTCCGCGCCGCCACCCGCCGCTGA